From Polynucleobacter paludilacus:
CAAAGAAGATTTTGGACAAACCTTCGGGGTTTGGGGAGTTCCTGCGGGCCCTTACGTAGTTCTGCCCTTCTTTGGACCCAGTTCTGTCCGCGATACCTTCGGTACGGTGGCTGATTTGGAAACGGACTACCTCTTTAAATATATTCCCAATGTGGGATTGCGTAATAGCTTAACGGGCTTGCGCGTGGTCAATGCCCGTAATACCTACTATGAGGCAGGTGATTTATTGGATGGCGCTGCAATTGATAAATACAGCTTTTTACGTGATGCTTATATTCAGCGACGCAAGTATCAAATTAATGAAGGTCGGGACGATGAGGAACCTCAGATGCCTGTCTACGAAAATCCCTACGAATAACGATATTCCCTATTCGAGAGCTAAAATAAGGGCTTACTCTGCTTTATTCAAATCTAGGAATCTATGAAATACCCTTTCACAATTCGACAGTGGTTTACGTTCCTGTTTTGTGCTCTCGTGCTGAGCGTGAATGCATATGCACAAGCCCCTGATCAGTCGACTCCAGATGGCTTAATCAAAAGCGTGGTGTCGGATGTGATGAGCTCGGTAAAGTCTGATCCAGAAATTCAAAAAGGAAATATCCCTAAGATCGTCGATCTGGTAGAAAAAAAGATTGTTCCTTATACCGATATGCGCCGCACTACCGAAATGGCAATGGGCCCTAACTGGAAAAAAGCGACTCCTGAACAACAGGCTCAATTGATTGCTGAATTCAAGAATTTGCTGATTCGTACTTATTCTGGCGCTTTAAGTCAGCTGAGAGATCAGACTGTGCAATTTAAGCAATTGAGAGCAGCACCCGATGATCAAGAAGTTACTGTGAAAACCGTCGTATTGGGTCACGGCGATCCAGTGCCATTAGATTACCGTTTAGAAAAAACGTCAAATGGCTGGAAAGTCTACGATATGAACATCATGGGTGTATGGTTGGTTGAGGCTTACCGTAATCAGTTCTCAAATCAAATTAGCCAAAATGGTATTGATGGCTTGGTGAAGTTTTTACAAGACCGCAATAAGCAATTGGCTTCCGCTAAACCTGCGAATTCATAAGTCGATTTCGATGCCATTTTCCTTGCCTAGCAAAGTTACACAAGCAAACGTAGTTGCTCTTGAAAATGAAGGCTTACTCAATATCGCAAGCCTTCAATCGATCGACTGTTCACAATTAGTCGATTTTGATTCCACTGTCTTAACGGTGTTGTTAGCATGGCAAAAAAAATTACAGGAAAAAGATCAATCCATTGCCATTCTTCAAGCTCCTGAGAAATTAAAAGTATTAGCTAATGTCTATGGCGTATCTGCACTATTGGGTCTGAACTAATGAGCGCTGCAATTTCGATTCAGGCTATTTCAAAAAACTATGGTGCGTTGCAGGCATTGGATCGGGTTTCGCTCAAGATAGAACAAGGCGAGTTTTTTG
This genomic window contains:
- a CDS encoding MlaC/ttg2D family ABC transporter substrate-binding protein, with protein sequence MKYPFTIRQWFTFLFCALVLSVNAYAQAPDQSTPDGLIKSVVSDVMSSVKSDPEIQKGNIPKIVDLVEKKIVPYTDMRRTTEMAMGPNWKKATPEQQAQLIAEFKNLLIRTYSGALSQLRDQTVQFKQLRAAPDDQEVTVKTVVLGHGDPVPLDYRLEKTSNGWKVYDMNIMGVWLVEAYRNQFSNQISQNGIDGLVKFLQDRNKQLASAKPANS
- a CDS encoding STAS domain-containing protein — protein: MPFSLPSKVTQANVVALENEGLLNIASLQSIDCSQLVDFDSTVLTVLLAWQKKLQEKDQSIAILQAPEKLKVLANVYGVSALLGLN